The proteins below are encoded in one region of Buttiauxella gaviniae:
- a CDS encoding cobyric acid synthase has translation MSLAIMIQGTASDVGKSMLVAGLCRIFAQDGHRTAPFKSQNMALNSGITPDGKEMGRAQIFQAEAAGIAPDVRMNPVLLKPTSDRKAQVVLMGKVATNMDAVTYHNYKPQLKTQIREVYQSLASEHDVMVLEGAGSPAEINLRDRDIVNMGMAELAECPVILVADIDRGGVFAAIYGTIALLLEHEKWRVKGVIINKFRGDVALLYSGIEQIEALTGVPVLGVMPWLDVDLEDEDSVVLDRGKYDAVTPKELDVAVLQLPYMSNFTDFNALAAQPDVRLRYVSKPEELKNSDLVIVPGSKNTLGDLRWLRENGLEKALLAHHSRDGAVLGICGGYQMLGQHIYDEVESGLGEMPGIGLLNVVTRFANEKTTTRVAGNVQTHLLGIFSASSGAPLQGYEIHMGETTRGENTSAFATFTQCNMQPYHNVDGAISHDGRVLGTYLHGLFDSGEFTRSLLDGLRQRKGLNAWDGEAFDYQKHKDHQFSKLADAMREHIDISRIYQIMREHQEQAV, from the coding sequence ATGAGCCTCGCTATCATGATTCAGGGCACCGCCTCGGATGTCGGCAAAAGTATGCTGGTGGCAGGGCTTTGCCGAATTTTTGCCCAGGATGGCCACCGCACCGCGCCGTTTAAATCGCAAAATATGGCGCTCAATTCTGGCATCACGCCGGACGGTAAAGAGATGGGCAGGGCGCAGATTTTCCAGGCCGAAGCGGCGGGCATCGCCCCCGATGTGCGCATGAATCCGGTGCTGCTAAAGCCGACCAGCGACCGCAAAGCGCAGGTGGTGTTGATGGGTAAAGTCGCCACTAATATGGATGCGGTGACTTATCACAACTACAAACCGCAGTTGAAAACGCAGATCCGCGAGGTCTACCAGAGCCTGGCGTCCGAGCATGACGTGATGGTGCTTGAGGGGGCGGGCAGCCCGGCTGAAATCAACTTGCGTGATCGCGATATCGTCAATATGGGCATGGCGGAATTGGCCGAATGCCCGGTCATTCTGGTGGCGGATATCGACCGGGGCGGCGTGTTCGCGGCGATTTACGGCACCATCGCGCTGCTGCTTGAGCATGAAAAGTGGCGCGTCAAAGGCGTCATCATTAACAAATTCCGTGGCGATGTGGCGCTGCTTTATTCCGGGATCGAACAAATCGAAGCGTTAACCGGCGTGCCGGTGTTGGGCGTAATGCCGTGGCTGGATGTCGATTTGGAAGACGAAGACAGCGTGGTGCTGGATCGCGGGAAATATGATGCCGTGACGCCAAAAGAGCTGGATGTGGCGGTGCTGCAACTGCCGTACATGTCGAATTTCACCGATTTTAACGCCCTCGCAGCGCAGCCTGACGTGCGCCTGCGTTATGTCAGCAAGCCCGAAGAGCTGAAAAACAGCGACCTGGTGATTGTGCCGGGCAGCAAAAATACCCTCGGCGATTTGCGCTGGCTACGTGAAAACGGCCTCGAGAAGGCGCTGCTGGCACACCATAGCCGAGACGGCGCGGTGCTGGGTATTTGCGGCGGCTATCAGATGCTCGGGCAGCATATTTACGACGAAGTGGAATCCGGGCTTGGTGAGATGCCGGGCATTGGCCTGCTTAATGTCGTCACCCGTTTTGCTAACGAAAAAACCACCACCCGCGTGGCAGGCAATGTTCAGACTCACCTGCTCGGAATTTTTTCGGCAAGTTCAGGCGCGCCGTTGCAGGGTTATGAAATTCATATGGGCGAAACAACACGCGGGGAAAACACCTCTGCGTTTGCCACGTTTACCCAATGTAATATGCAGCCTTATCATAATGTTGACGGCGCAATTAGCCATGACGGGCGAGTGCTGGGCACCTATCTGCATGGCCTGTTTGATAGCGGTGAATTTACCCGCAGCCTGCTCGACGGTTTACGTCAGCGCAAAGGGCTAAACGCCTGGGATGGCGAAGCGTTTGACTATCAAAAACATAAAGATCATCAGTTCTCAAAACTGGCCGATGCAATGCGTGAACACATTGATATTTCGCGTATTTACCAGATTATGCGCGAGCACCAGGAGCAAGCGGTATGA
- a CDS encoding ATP-binding cassette domain-containing protein: MLATQNLSFRYQDETVLHDLTFDFGRYAVTGIVGENGCGKSTLFMNLNGVLRPQQGAVLWQGKPLNYSKAGLIEHRQRVTTVFQDPEQQIFYTDIDSDIAFSLRNLGVDEAEISRRVEHAIQLVDAQSFRHKPIQYLSHGQKKRVAIAGALVMEADYLLLDEPTAGLDPSGRQQMIDIIARIAAQGKHVVISSHDIDLIYEVCDGVYVLNGGKIMAEGEPSEVFSQADMLHDAGLVQPWLVKLHTELGFPLCKTETQLFNALRVLKEPA, encoded by the coding sequence ATGCTTGCTACCCAAAATTTATCTTTTCGCTATCAGGATGAGACCGTTCTGCATGACTTAACGTTTGATTTTGGACGTTACGCGGTGACCGGGATTGTCGGTGAAAACGGCTGCGGGAAATCCACGCTGTTTATGAATCTGAACGGTGTTTTGCGCCCCCAGCAGGGCGCTGTGTTGTGGCAAGGCAAACCGCTCAATTACAGCAAAGCCGGGCTTATCGAGCACCGCCAACGTGTCACTACCGTCTTCCAGGACCCGGAACAGCAGATTTTCTATACCGATATTGATAGCGACATCGCCTTTAGTTTGCGTAACCTGGGCGTGGATGAAGCGGAAATTAGCCGCCGCGTAGAGCACGCCATTCAGCTTGTCGACGCGCAATCTTTTCGCCATAAACCGATCCAGTATTTAAGCCACGGGCAAAAGAAACGCGTGGCGATTGCCGGGGCGCTGGTGATGGAAGCGGACTACTTGTTGCTGGACGAACCTACCGCCGGGCTTGACCCTTCTGGCCGCCAGCAGATGATTGACATCATCGCCCGCATTGCCGCCCAGGGAAAACACGTGGTGATCTCAAGCCATGACATTGATTTGATCTACGAAGTCTGCGACGGCGTGTATGTGCTGAACGGCGGGAAAATTATGGCTGAAGGTGAACCCAGCGAGGTCTTTAGCCAGGCAGACATGCTGCATGATGCAGGCCTGGTCCAGCCGTGGCTGGTCAAATTACACACCGAACTCGGCTTCCCGCTGTGCAAAACTGAAACCCAATTATTCAACGCCTTGCGCGTATTAAAGGAACCTGCATGA
- the cobU gene encoding bifunctional adenosylcobinamide kinase/adenosylcobinamide-phosphate guanylyltransferase: MKLVTGGARSGKSGHAERLAADFGRVIYIATSKVFDAEMEQRIQHHRDSRPAHWRTVEQYRELNTVINEHNSAQEAVLLECITTLITNVMYDFAGSQPEDDWDFTAVEQAVNQQIDRLLDACAASPAEVILVTNEVGMGIVPENRLARHFRDIAGRVNQRLAQNADEVWLVVSGIGVKIK, translated from the coding sequence ATGAAATTAGTGACCGGTGGCGCGCGCAGCGGCAAAAGTGGTCATGCTGAACGGCTGGCAGCAGATTTTGGCCGTGTGATTTATATCGCCACCTCGAAAGTTTTCGATGCGGAAATGGAACAACGCATTCAGCATCATCGCGACAGCCGTCCCGCACACTGGCGCACCGTGGAGCAGTATCGCGAGCTCAATACGGTTATTAACGAGCACAATTCCGCCCAGGAAGCGGTGCTGCTGGAGTGCATCACTACGCTGATTACCAACGTAATGTACGACTTCGCGGGCAGCCAGCCAGAAGATGACTGGGATTTTACGGCGGTGGAGCAGGCGGTGAATCAGCAAATTGATCGTTTGCTGGACGCGTGCGCGGCAAGCCCTGCGGAAGTGATCCTCGTGACTAACGAAGTGGGGATGGGCATCGTGCCGGAAAACCGCCTGGCGCGCCATTTCCGCGATATAGCAGGGCGGGTCAATCAACGACTGGCGCAAAACGCCGACGAGGTATGGCTCGTTGTTTCAGGGATTGGAGTAAAAATTAAATGA